From the genome of Pseudonocardia sp. EC080619-01:
CCCTCGACGCCCGGCCCTGCGGGACCGGCGGGGACGGGAGCGGCGGATGACCCCCGACGACACCCCGGTCGTGATCGCGGCCCGCCGCACCCCGGTCGGCACGGCGGGCGGCGCGCTGCGCGGCCACACCGTCGACGCGCTCGCGGCGCCGGTGCTCGCCGCGCTGGCCGCGGAGATCGACACCCCGGTCGACGACGTGCTGCTCGGCAACGTGTTCGGCCCCGGCGGCAACCCGGCGCGGGTCGCAGCGCTGGCGGCCGGGCTGGGCGAGACCGTCCCCGGGATGACCGTCGACCGGCAGTGCGCGAGCGGGCTCGCGGCGATCGTCGCCGCGGCCGGCTCGGTCCGGGCGGGCGACGGCGCCGCGTACCTCGCCGGCGGCGCCGAGTCCGCCTCCACCGCACCGGCCCGGACCTGGCCCGACGGCACGTCGTACACCCGGGCACCGTTCGCCCCGGCCGGGAGCCCCGACCCCGACATGGGGCCGGCCGCGGACGTCCTCGCCGCACGGTCCGGGATCTCCCGGGAACGCCAGGACGCCTTCGCCGCACGCAGCCACGCCCGCGCCGTGGACGCGCAGCGCGCGGGCCGGTTCGACGGCGAGATCGTCGCCGTCGGCGGGGCCACCGCCGACGAGCGTCCCCGCGACCGTTTCACCGCCGAGCGGCTCGCCCGGTTCCGGCCCGCCTTCACCGCGGACGGCACGCACACCGCCGCGAACTCGTGCGGCGTGAACGACGGGGCGGCCGCCGTCCTCCTGGTCTCCGAGGCCCGCCGCCGGGAGCTCGGCGTCCCCGGTCTCGCGCTGGAGGCCGCGGCCACCCGCGGCTGCGCCCCCGAGCTGCTGGGGCTCGGCGCGGTCCCGGCGATCGTCGCGACGCAGGGCCTGCGGCCGCTGCGTCCGGTCCCGCTGTCCGGCGGTGACCCGCCACCGGGGGATCCCGCCGCGCCGGACGCGATCGAGTTCACCGAGGCCTTCGCCGGGCAGGTCCTGGCCTGCGTCGACGCCGCCGGGCTCGACGAGGACCGGGTCAGCCCGGACGGCGGCGCCATCGCGCTCGGGCATCCGTGGGGTGCGTCGGGGGCGGTGCTCGTCGTCCGACTGTTCCACCGTCTCGTCGTGCAGGGGCTCGGCGAGACCGGCCTGGCCGCACTGTCGTCCGGGGGCGGCCTCGGCGTCGCCACCCGCTGGAGGGTCGTCCGATGATCGAGTTCGACGGGATCGGCCACCGGTACGGCGAGCGCGTCGTCCTCGACGGCGTCGATCTCACGCTGCCCCAGCAGCGGGTCGCGCTGGTCGGGGCGAACGGGTCCGGCAAGTCGACCCTCGCGCGGACGGTCAACGGGCTGGTCCGCCCGACCGCGGGCAGCGTCCGGGTCGACGGCCGCGACCCCGCTCGCCAGGGTGCCGCCGTCCGGCGCCGGGTCGGGTTCGTGTTCAGCGACCCCGACTCGCAGATCGTCATGCCGACGGCCGGTGAGGACGTCGCGTTCTCACTGCGCCGGACCGTCCGGAACCGCGCGGAGCGCTCCCGGCTGGCCGCGGAGAAGCTCACCGAGTTCGGCCTCGGCGACCACGTGGAGCACCCCGCGCACCAGCTCTCCGGCGGTCAGAAGCAGCTCCTCGCGCTGTGCGCGGTGCTCGTGCTCGACCCGGACGTGCTGGTGTGCGACGAGCCCACCACCCTGCTCGACCTGCGCAACAAGCGTGCGTTCGCGGAGCGGCTGGCCGGGCTGCGCCAGCAGGTCCTGCTCGCCACGCACGACCTCGACCTGCTCGACGGCTTCGACCGCGTGATCGTCCTCGACGGTGGCCGGGTCGTCGCCGACGACGAGCCGGGCCCCGCGGTCGCGTACTACCGGAAGATCTGTTCGGAGTGACCCCGCTCGGCCTCTACGAACCCGGCACGAGCCCGCTGCACCGCGCGCCGGCCGGCCCGTCGCTGCTCGTCGTCCTGGTGGTGGCCGGGGGCACCGTCCTGACCTCCGACCCGCGGGTCCTCGGGGCGGTCTGCGGGGTGGTGGCGCTCGGCTACGTCGTCGCCCGGATCCCGTGGCGGCGGATCAGGCCGCTGCTGCGCACCCTGGCGCTGCTGCTGGTGCTGATCGGGGTCGTCCAGTGGTGGCTGCTCGGCCCGGACCGGGCGCTGGTGATCGCGCTGCGGCTGGTCGCCGCGATCGGGGTGGCCACCCTGTTCACGCTGACGACCCGGGTGGACGACGTGGTCGGTGCGGTCGAGCGCGGGCTCGGGCCGTTCCGTCGGTTCGGCGTCGACCCCGAGCGCCTCGGTCTTCTCGTCGGGCTGACGATCCAGTCCGTGGGGACGCTGTCCGGCATCGCCGGGCAGGTCAGGGCCGCGGCGCGGGCCCGCGGTGCCGGCGGGTCGGTGACGGCGTTCGCGGTGCCGTTCATGATCCGCACGCTGCGCCACGCCGACGCACTCGGCGAGGCACTGGCCGCCCGTGGCTGGGGCGACGGCCCCGACGACCGCAGCGGCCAGCCTTTGCAGTAACTACTGCAAAGGCTGTAATGTCCGTTTCGTGCCACCCACGGAACAGGAACTCGACGTCGTCGACGAGATCGCCGCGTCCTTCGAGCGCGAGGGCCTGCCGCTGATCACCGGCCGGGTGATCGGCTGGCTGCTGATCAGCGACCCGCCCGAGCAGAGCGCCGCCCAGCTGGCCGAGGTGCTCGGTGTCAGCCGCAGCTCGATCAGCACCGCGACCCGGATGCTGACGCCCGGCGGCCTCGTGGAACGGGTGCGCACCCGCGACTCGCGGGTCGAGCTGTTCCGGATCGCGCCCGACGGCTGGAGCCGGATGCTCGCCGAGCGCCACGCCCGGGCCACCGCGTTCCGGCAGGTGCTGGAGCACGGCCTCGACGTGCTCGCCGACCAGCCGGACGCCCGCCGCGACCGGCTCGTGAACGTCCACGAGCTCTACCTGTTCCTGGAGTCCGAACTGCCCGCCCTGTGGGAACGGTGGGAGTCCCGACGCACCGGAGGCGACCGATGACCACCCCGCGCGACCACGTGATCGAGCGCCCCGAGGGGAACCTGCATGTCCACCTCGCCGGGGACACCGGCCCGCCGGTGCTGCTGCTGTCCGGTGCCGGCCTCGACAACGCGATGCTGAGCTGGAAGCACCTGATCCCGGACCTCGCGCGCGACCACCGGGTGATCGCGCCGGACTGGCCGAAGCAGGGCCGCAGCCGGCCGTGGAACGGCCGGGCCACGCACGCCGTCCTGCTGCGGACGGTCACCGACGTGCTGGACGACCTCGGCGTCGAGCGGGCCGCCGTCGTCGGGCTCTCCCAGGGCGGCGCACTGGCGCTCGCCTCCGCGATCGAGCACCCGGACCGGGTGGAGCGCCTCGTCGCGCTCGCCCCGGCCGGGATCCTGGAGTTCCCGCCGGGGCTCCACCAGCTGCTGTGGCTCACCGCGAGGGTGCCGCTGCTGTCGCGGACCCTGCCGAACCTGGCGTTCCGCGGCCGGGCGGCCGTCACCGCCTTCACCCGTCGGGCACTGTTCGGCTCGTCCGACCGCGTCGCCGACCTCGACGAGATCGTCGAACGGGTGCTGGACGAGGCCCGGGCCGGGAACGCCGGCAGCTCGGACTGGCAGAACGACTCGATCGGCTTCCGCCGCATGCGGCTGGACCTGCGTCCGCGGCTGCCGGAGATCCGGTGTCCGGCACTGTTCGTCCAGGGCGACCGGGACGCCGGCGTCCCCCTCGCGCGGACCCGCGCGGCGGCGGACGCCGTCCCCGGTGCCCGGCTGGAGGTCCTGCCCGGGCGGGGGCACTGGTCGAACCGGGAGTCCCCGGACGAGGTGAACGCACTGGTCAGGGCTTTCCTGACCGAGGACGAACCTCGGATCCGCTACGACGACAGCGACGTCGAAGGGCTCGATCCCGACATCCAGCGGATGTTCCACGGCGACGAGCAGGGTGGCGATGCTGCTCCTCGATAGCCGGGCTCCGACCGGCTAGACCAGGTCCCAGGTCAGCGGCGTCCCGCGGGCGACGTCGCGGGTGAAGGTGCGCCCCAGCACCGTCGTGATCGCGTCCGTCGGCAGCCCACCGGCGGGGCGGATGGACCGTACGTTGTCGTCGGTGACCTTCTCCCCCGCGGCGACGTCGGCGACGACGTAGAGCGAGCGGCGCAGCGCGAGGGTGTCCCGCTCGGACTCCCGCGGGCCGAACCGGGCCGGGCCCAGCGCGCGCCGTGCCACGTCGGTCTCGGTGACCAGCGACGCCAGCTCGCCGGGCTCCAGGGAGAAGTCCGAGTCGACCCCGCCGTCGGCCCGCTGCAGCGTCACGTGCTTCTCGATCGCGACGGCGCCGAGCGCGACCGCGGCGACGGGCACGCCGATGCCCGGGGTGTGGTCGGACAGGCCGACCGGCACGCCGAACGCCTCGCGCAGCGCGGGGATCGTCTGCAGGTTCGCGTCGACCGGGTCGGCGGGGTACGACGCCGTGCACGCCAGCAGCACGATCTCGGTCGCGCCACCGTCCCGGGCGGCGGCGACGGCCGCGTCGATCTCGGCCAGCGTCGCCATCCCGGTGGACATCACCATCGGCTTGCCGGTGGCCGCCATCCGCCGGATCAGCGGCAGGTCGACGAGCTCGGCCGACGCGACCTTGTAGGCCGGCGCGTCGAGCGACTCCAGCAGGTCGATCGCCGTCGGGTCGAACGGGCTGGAGAACGGGACGAGGCCGTGCTCGCGCGCCCGTGTGAAGAGCGGCGCGTGCCACTCCCACGGCGTGTGCGCCTGCTCGTAGAGCTGGTAGAGGTTCCGGCCTCCCCACAGCCCGTGGTCGTCGCGGATCCGGAAGGCCGGGCCGTCGGCGTCGATGGTGATCGTGTCGGCGCGGTAGGTCTGGAACTTGACCGCCTGCGCGCCGGTCCCGGCGATCGCGTCGACGATCTCCAGCGCGCGGTCCAGCGAGCCGTTGTGGTTGCCGGACACCTCCGCGATGACGAACGGCCGCTCGCCGGGCCCCACACGGTGGCCACCGATCTCGATCGCGTCGGGGATGCGCATGCCGCCGAGGGTAGTCACCGGCGGGCCAGCACCATCACCTCGGACACCGTGCCCTCCGAGTCCTGGCCGTACAGGCCGGCGTCGGAGTCGACGAGCTCGAAGCGGTCGAACATCTCCAGGTACCGGTGCCGGAGCATCGGCTCGCGCACGCCGGGCTTCCCGGTCGGCGAGTTGCGCAGCAGCAGCCAGCGCGCGCCGAGGTCGGTGACCAGGTTCGCGTAGTTCTCGACGACCTCGGGCTCCATCTCCTGGAACGAGATGAAGTTGGCGAACAGGTCGACGGTGCCGGTCAGCCGGGGCAGCTGCCAGGCGCAGAGCACCGTCGCCGGCCGGTCGATCTCGTCGATCGCGATCTTCTCCTGCTCGCGGGTGGCCGCGTAGTCGAGCACCCGGCCCTCCCCCAGCACCTCGCGCAGGTAGTGCGTCGCGACCGCGGCGACCGGCGGGATGTCGACGTCGATGTAGCGCACGTCCTCGGTGCCGGCGAGGATCTCGCCGAGCGTGCCGAACCCGCCGCCGATCTCCAGGACGGTCGTCACGTCGAGATCGGGCACGGCCCGCTTCAGCATCACCAGGCCACGCAGGTAGTTCAGCGAGGACCGGCTGAACCGGCGGCCGGCGAACACGAGCTGCTCGGCCGGCGCACCCGCGGTCGACTCGGAGAACCCGCCGAGGAACGGCGGCCGGTCGGCCGGGTCGAGCGCCGTGACCGAGGCGTGGTGCGCCCGCGCGACCGGGACCTGGTCGATGCGCTCACGCACCAGCCTGCCCGGCTCACCCGCCGTCCCCAGCACCCGCGCGAGCGCCGCGGCGGGCCGGGACACCGGGGCGTACTGCGGCGCGTAGAAGTACTGCGCGGACGGGTGCCCGCGGAACTCCGCGAACCCACGGTCACGAAGGTCGGAGACGACCTTCTCCAGTCCGGTCCGCCAGAAGTCGGTCGGCCGGTACAGTTCCGGCGCGTCATCCAGGTCGGACAGCATCAGCTCGAGCAGCGTCCTCGCATCCATCCCCTCCAGCGTACGGAATGCCCATTAGGTCCGGATCGCGGCCGACCGTCGCGTACCGCCCGGAACGGGACCGATAGCCTGCGGGGTGGCGGACGGGAGCACCCGGCGCCCGGGAGGAGCGAGGGAGTGGACGTGGCCGCCGACACCGGCACCTGGGTGGTGGTCCCCGTGTACAACGAGGAGACCGTCATCGCCGAGGTGGTCGACGGGATCCGCACCCGCTTCCCGAACGTGGTGTGTGTCGACGACGGCAGCCGCGACGCCTCCGCCGAGCGCATCGCGGGCACGGCGGCGCACCTCGTCAAGCACCCGATCAACCTCGGCCAGGGCGCGTCCCTGCAGACCGGGATCGACTACGCGCTGCGGCGCGGCGCCGAGCGGATCGTCACCTTCGACGCCGACGGGCAGCACGACATCGACGACGCCCACCGGATGGCGGAGCTCGTCCGCACCGGTCAGGCCGACGTCGTACTCGGCTCCCGGTTCCTGGAGTCCACCGAGCCGATCCCGCTGCTCAAGCGGATCGTGCTGCGCACGGTCGCGGCGCTGTCGCCGTCGAGCCGGAAGCTCAAGCTGACCGACGCCCACAACGGGCTCCGGGTGCTGTCCCGGCCGGTCGTCGAGGAGCTGCGGATCTCGATGAACGGGATGGCGCACGCGTCGGAGATCGTCGCGGCACTGGCCGGGTCGCCGTGGCGGATCCGCGAGGTGCCGGTCACCATTCACTACACCGAGTACTCCCGTTCCAAGGGGCAGTCGTTGTTCAACGGGGTGAACATCCTGTTCGACCTGTCGGTCCGGCAGCGATGACCCAGGAGGCGAACACCGTGATCCTGCAGATCCTCCTGCTGGTCGCCACGATCGGCGCGCTGGTCTACTTCGTCCGGAGCGGGCAGAGCGTGGGGGTCCGGGCGAGCAAGCGACTCGCGTTCGGCGCCTTCGTGGTGCTCAACATCTACGCGATCCTGCGGCCGGACGACGTCACGTTCGTCGCCCGCGCCCTGGGCATCGGCCGCGGTACCGACCTGATCGTCTACCTGCTGGTCGTCGCGTTCGTCTTCGGGATGCTGAACACCTACCTGCGGGACCGCGAGATCAGTCAGCACCTGACGAACCTGGCCCGGCAGATCGCCGTCCGCGACGCGGAGCTGAGCCGCCGTGAGGAGGAGCTCGCCCGGCGCCTGGACGCCCTCGACGCGCGCGACGCGCGGTCGGCGACGCTCTCCACCAACGGCAACCGCCTGGACGCGGAGGACACCGCTGCCGGCGCGGCCGGCCGGTCCGAGACCTGACCCGGACGACGCTCGCCCGACGACGAGGTCCACGGCCCGGGAAACGTCCGGCTCGTCCGGGACGACCCCACCCCCGCACCGCTCGCTGACACGGGAGGACCCATTGCGCGCGCTCGTGACCGGCGGCGCCGGTTTCATCGGCTCCACCCTCGTCGACACCCTGCTCGCCCGCGGTGACGAGGTGCTCGTCGTGGACGACCTGTCGTCCGGCAAGCGGGAGAACCTCGCCCCCGGCGTCGCGCTGACCGAGCTCGACATCCGCGACACCGACGGGTTCGCGAAGTGCGCCGCCGAGTTCGCACCCGAGGCGGTGTACCACCTGGCCGCACAGATCGACGTCCGCACGTCGATGGCCGACCCGGTGCACGACGCGTCGGTGAACGTCCTCGGCACGCTCTCGGTCCTGCAGGCCGCGCGGGACACCGGCGCCCGCGGGGTCGTCGTCTGCTCCACCGGTGGGGCGATCTACGGCGACGGCGCGCCGCTCCCGACGACCGAGGACGAGCCGGCCGAGCCGGAGTCGCCGTACGGGATGAGCAAGCTCGCCGCGGAGCGCTACACGCGGTTCTTCGTCCGGGCTCACGGCCTGCCCGCGCTGGTGCTGCGGTTCGCGAACGTCTACGGCCCGCGTCAGCACCCGGCCGGGGGCGCCGGCGTCGTGTCGCTGTTCTGCGACCGCGCGCGGAGCGGCCGGCGGCCCACCGTGTTCGGCGACGGCGGCCAGACCCGCGACTTCCTGTTCGTCGGTGACGTGGCGCGGGCCGCGACGGCCTCGGCGGACCGGCTCGCCGCTGGGGAGCTGGCCGGCGAGGTGTTCAACGTCGGGACCGGGACCGAGTCGACGGTCACCGAGCTCGCGGCGACGATCGGCCGGATCGCCGGGATCGACGAGGGCGCCTTCACCCCCGAGCACGAGCCGGCGCGTCCCGGGGAGCTGCGGCGCAGCTGCCTGGACCCGTCGCGCGGGATCGCGGCGCTCGGCCTCCCGGCCCCCACGACCCTCGCCGACGGTCTGGCGGCCACCTGGGCCTGGCACACGGGCCGTTCCTGACCCGTGCGCCCGGCCGGGGCGGTCAGCTGTAGACGGCGAGCGTGAGCATCGCGATCCAGGCCACCGCGAGCACCTGGAGCGCCCGGTCGCCCAGCGCGATCTCCTCGGGCTCCCCACCGGAGCCCTTGTCGACGTCCACCGAGTACCGCAGCACGGCGATCACGAACGGGACGATCGACAGCACCGACCACACGGTGTTGTGGTGCGCCTCGCGGATCTCGAACGCCCACAGGCCGTAGGTCATGATCATGACCGTGGCCGACAGCGACCAGATGTAGCGCAGGTACGAGGCCGAGTAGCTCTCCAGCGACTTCCGGATCTTCGCGCCGGTGTCCTCGGCGAGGCGCATCTCGGCGTACCGCTTGCCGGCGACCATGAACAGCGAGCCGAACCCGGTGACCAGCAGGAACCACTGGGACAGCGGGATCTCGGTCGCGACACCACCGGCGATGGACCGCATCAGGAAGCCGGACGCGACGATGCAGATGTCCAGCACCGGCTGGTGCTTCAGCCACAGGCAGTACGACAGCTGCACCGCCACGTAGACGGCGAGCACGACGATGAGCTGCCAGGTGCTCAGGATCGACAGCACGATCGCCGCCGCGAACAGCACCGCGGACGCCGCGTAGGCGAGCGGCACCGGCACGATGCCGGCGGCGATCGGGCGGCGGCGCTTCGTCGGGTGCGCGCGGTCGGCCTCGACGTCGAGCGCGTCGTTGACGAGGTAGACACCCGACGCGGCCAGCGAGAACGCCACGAACGCGATGAGGCAGTCGATCAGGACCTCGACGCCGAAGAGCCCGCCGCCGACGAACGGCGCGGCGAACACGAGGACGTTCTTCACCCACTGGCGCGGGCGCATCGTCTTGAGCAGGCCGCGGGCGACCATCGCCGTGGTCCGCTCGGACGGGTCCAGCGGGACGTGCGGCGCGGGGGTCCCGCCCGCGGCGTCGGCCTCGTGGCCCTCGGGGGTGCCGGCGTCGTCCGGGGCGTCCGGCTCGACGGGGGTGGTCGGGTCGGCGGCCTCCGCGACGGCGGCCTTCGACGGCGTGCCGGATCCGTCCGCGGAGGCGGCGGTGCCCGTCGAGCCGTCGGTGCCGGACGAGCCGTTCGACGAGGACGGGGATCCCTCGTCGTCGCGGTCGGTGCGGTCGACCTTCGTGGGGTCGGTGCTGGTCATGCGCTCACCCTCCGGTGCTGGGGTTGCGGCGGATCGCGCGTCGCGCGCCGGCGGCGACGGCCGCGCCGAGCGCGGTGCCGGTGGCGACGTCGGTCGGGTAGTGCACGCCGAGGACGAGGCGCGAGAGCGCCATCAGGCCGACCGTGGCTGCGGCCGCCGGCCGGGCGCGACGGCCGAGCAGGCCGCCGTAGAGCACGGCGGCCGCGGTCGTGGACGTGGCGTGCGAGGACGGGAAACTCAGCCGGCTCGGGGTGCCGACCAGGACGCGGACCGAGGGGTGGTCCGGGCGGCGCCGCCGGACGACGCGCTTGACGCCGATCGAGGCACCGTGTGCGAACGCCACCGCGGCCGCCGAACCGAGCCACTCACGGCGGCGCGGACGGTCCAGCGCGGCTCCGGCGAGGCCGATCGCGAGCCAGCCCGCGGCGTGCTCACCGAACAGCGACATGCCGCGCGCGACGCGGACGGAGCCGTCGTTCGCGAGCGTGTCCTGGACGGTCGCGAGCACGGCGATCTCGCCGGTCGCGGACGCGGTGTTCGGGGCGCCGGCGTCGGCGGTCGGTTGCGGACCGGAACGGTCCAGGGTGTCTGCCACGGGGTGGGGCCCTCCTGGCGTGCCGCTGGCACCCGGCTGGCCCGGGCGATGACAGCCCGTGATGGTACGCGCGGGCGGGTCCCCGGCCGGGATCGGGGCACGTCACGGACCCACGGATGAGGGCGGGGTGAACGGCCGGCGACCACCGCCCGCCCGGCGGGTGCACGGATGTGCGACCGCCGTCAGAACCAGCGTTCGAGGACCTCGGCGATGCCGTCGTGGGTGTTCGGCACGGTGACCTCGTCGGCCATCCCGACGAGGTCCGGGTGCGCGTTGCCCATCGCAACCCCGGTGCCCGCCCAGCGCAGCATCTCCCGGTCGTTCGGCATGTCCCCGAACGCGATCGTCTCCGCGGCGGTGACGCCGAGCCGCTCGGCGACGGCGGCCAGCCCGGTGGCCTTCGTGACGCCGGGCGCGGACGCCTCGATCAGCCCGGACGGGTGCGAGAACGTCAGGTCGGCCAGCCCGTCCACCCGCGGTGCGAGCGCCTTCATCATCTGCTCGCTGGTCAGCTCCGGTGCCCGGACGAGCACCTTGGTGGCCGGGTGGGCGAGGAGCTCGTCGTGGCCGGCCTCGCCGCCGTCGTGCTCGCCCCAGGCGTGCACGTAGCCGGGGCCGGTGAGGAACTCGTCGACGGTGCCCCGCGCGATGCCGCCGGAGATCGCGTTCCCGACCCGCTCGACGCCGAGCCCGCAGCCCGGGAACAGCTCGCCGGCGAGCGCCGCGAGGGTGCGGACCGCGTCCGGGGCCAGCGTGTGCGCGCCGAGGACGACGTCGTCGACGGCGTCGTAGAGCACCGCCCCGTTCGCGCACACGCACAGCCGCACCAGCCCCTCCGGGAGCCGCGCCACGATCGGGGGGATCCAGCGCGGCGGCCGTCCGGTGACGAGCACGAAACCGGCGCCCGCACCGACCAGCCGTCCGACGACGGCGGCGGTGCGCGGCGAGACGGCGCCGCCGTCGTCGAGGAGGGTCCCGTCGACGTCGGTGGCGACCAACCGCGGTGGCTTCTCGGCGATCACGACACCGAGCCTACGGATACCGGGACGGCTGCCCGATGTCGATGTTCGGCCCCGCGGGGGACGGCCGGGTGGATACCCTCGTCGGGTGCGTGTTCTGGTGGTCGCGGCCCCGCTGGCGGGGCACCTGACACCGCTGCTCCCGTTCGCGCACGCGCTCTGGGACTCCGGTCACGAGGTCCTGCTGGCCAGCGGCGGTGAGGCACTCCCGTCGGGCGGTCCCGGGCCGCTGCCCTTCATCGACGTCGCCCGGAACCTGCGCATCGGACGGCTGGCGGCGCGATCGCTCGTCGCGCACCCGGCGACCGCACGCGCGGAGCTGGCCGGAAAGGGAGGGGACGCCGGTGTCCGGTCGTTGTTCGCGCCGGTCAACGAGGAGCTGACCGACGCGCTGGTGACCGTCACCGAGCAGTGGCGGCCGGACGTCGTCCTGCACGAGCCGCTGGCGGTGGCGGGGGCGCTCGCCGCCGCGCGGCACGACGTCCCCGCCGTGCTGCACGAGAACGGCCT
Proteins encoded in this window:
- a CDS encoding thiolase family protein, which encodes MTPDDTPVVIAARRTPVGTAGGALRGHTVDALAAPVLAALAAEIDTPVDDVLLGNVFGPGGNPARVAALAAGLGETVPGMTVDRQCASGLAAIVAAAGSVRAGDGAAYLAGGAESASTAPARTWPDGTSYTRAPFAPAGSPDPDMGPAADVLAARSGISRERQDAFAARSHARAVDAQRAGRFDGEIVAVGGATADERPRDRFTAERLARFRPAFTADGTHTAANSCGVNDGAAAVLLVSEARRRELGVPGLALEAAATRGCAPELLGLGAVPAIVATQGLRPLRPVPLSGGDPPPGDPAAPDAIEFTEAFAGQVLACVDAAGLDEDRVSPDGGAIALGHPWGASGAVLVVRLFHRLVVQGLGETGLAALSSGGGLGVATRWRVVR
- a CDS encoding energy-coupling factor ABC transporter ATP-binding protein, encoding MIEFDGIGHRYGERVVLDGVDLTLPQQRVALVGANGSGKSTLARTVNGLVRPTAGSVRVDGRDPARQGAAVRRRVGFVFSDPDSQIVMPTAGEDVAFSLRRTVRNRAERSRLAAEKLTEFGLGDHVEHPAHQLSGGQKQLLALCAVLVLDPDVLVCDEPTTLLDLRNKRAFAERLAGLRQQVLLATHDLDLLDGFDRVIVLDGGRVVADDEPGPAVAYYRKICSE
- a CDS encoding energy-coupling factor transporter transmembrane protein EcfT; this translates as MTPLGLYEPGTSPLHRAPAGPSLLVVLVVAGGTVLTSDPRVLGAVCGVVALGYVVARIPWRRIRPLLRTLALLLVLIGVVQWWLLGPDRALVIALRLVAAIGVATLFTLTTRVDDVVGAVERGLGPFRRFGVDPERLGLLVGLTIQSVGTLSGIAGQVRAAARARGAGGSVTAFAVPFMIRTLRHADALGEALAARGWGDGPDDRSGQPLQ
- a CDS encoding GbsR/MarR family transcriptional regulator — its product is MPPTEQELDVVDEIAASFEREGLPLITGRVIGWLLISDPPEQSAAQLAEVLGVSRSSISTATRMLTPGGLVERVRTRDSRVELFRIAPDGWSRMLAERHARATAFRQVLEHGLDVLADQPDARRDRLVNVHELYLFLESELPALWERWESRRTGGDR
- a CDS encoding alpha/beta fold hydrolase; amino-acid sequence: MTTPRDHVIERPEGNLHVHLAGDTGPPVLLLSGAGLDNAMLSWKHLIPDLARDHRVIAPDWPKQGRSRPWNGRATHAVLLRTVTDVLDDLGVERAAVVGLSQGGALALASAIEHPDRVERLVALAPAGILEFPPGLHQLLWLTARVPLLSRTLPNLAFRGRAAVTAFTRRALFGSSDRVADLDEIVERVLDEARAGNAGSSDWQNDSIGFRRMRLDLRPRLPEIRCPALFVQGDRDAGVPLARTRAAADAVPGARLEVLPGRGHWSNRESPDEVNALVRAFLTEDEPRIRYDDSDVEGLDPDIQRMFHGDEQGGDAAPR
- the pseI gene encoding pseudaminic acid synthase, which encodes MRIPDAIEIGGHRVGPGERPFVIAEVSGNHNGSLDRALEIVDAIAGTGAQAVKFQTYRADTITIDADGPAFRIRDDHGLWGGRNLYQLYEQAHTPWEWHAPLFTRAREHGLVPFSSPFDPTAIDLLESLDAPAYKVASAELVDLPLIRRMAATGKPMVMSTGMATLAEIDAAVAAARDGGATEIVLLACTASYPADPVDANLQTIPALREAFGVPVGLSDHTPGIGVPVAAVALGAVAIEKHVTLQRADGGVDSDFSLEPGELASLVTETDVARRALGPARFGPRESERDTLALRRSLYVVADVAAGEKVTDDNVRSIRPAGGLPTDAITTVLGRTFTRDVARGTPLTWDLV
- a CDS encoding putative sugar O-methyltransferase yields the protein MDARTLLELMLSDLDDAPELYRPTDFWRTGLEKVVSDLRDRGFAEFRGHPSAQYFYAPQYAPVSRPAAALARVLGTAGEPGRLVRERIDQVPVARAHHASVTALDPADRPPFLGGFSESTAGAPAEQLVFAGRRFSRSSLNYLRGLVMLKRAVPDLDVTTVLEIGGGFGTLGEILAGTEDVRYIDVDIPPVAAVATHYLREVLGEGRVLDYAATREQEKIAIDEIDRPATVLCAWQLPRLTGTVDLFANFISFQEMEPEVVENYANLVTDLGARWLLLRNSPTGKPGVREPMLRHRYLEMFDRFELVDSDAGLYGQDSEGTVSEVMVLARR
- a CDS encoding glycosyltransferase family 2 protein is translated as MAADTGTWVVVPVYNEETVIAEVVDGIRTRFPNVVCVDDGSRDASAERIAGTAAHLVKHPINLGQGASLQTGIDYALRRGAERIVTFDADGQHDIDDAHRMAELVRTGQADVVLGSRFLESTEPIPLLKRIVLRTVAALSPSSRKLKLTDAHNGLRVLSRPVVEELRISMNGMAHASEIVAALAGSPWRIREVPVTIHYTEYSRSKGQSLFNGVNILFDLSVRQR
- a CDS encoding DUF2304 domain-containing protein — encoded protein: MILQILLLVATIGALVYFVRSGQSVGVRASKRLAFGAFVVLNIYAILRPDDVTFVARALGIGRGTDLIVYLLVVAFVFGMLNTYLRDREISQHLTNLARQIAVRDAELSRREEELARRLDALDARDARSATLSTNGNRLDAEDTAAGAAGRSET
- a CDS encoding NAD-dependent epimerase/dehydratase family protein, producing MRALVTGGAGFIGSTLVDTLLARGDEVLVVDDLSSGKRENLAPGVALTELDIRDTDGFAKCAAEFAPEAVYHLAAQIDVRTSMADPVHDASVNVLGTLSVLQAARDTGARGVVVCSTGGAIYGDGAPLPTTEDEPAEPESPYGMSKLAAERYTRFFVRAHGLPALVLRFANVYGPRQHPAGGAGVVSLFCDRARSGRRPTVFGDGGQTRDFLFVGDVARAATASADRLAAGELAGEVFNVGTGTESTVTELAATIGRIAGIDEGAFTPEHEPARPGELRRSCLDPSRGIAALGLPAPTTLADGLAATWAWHTGRS
- a CDS encoding decaprenyl-phosphate phosphoribosyltransferase; protein product: MTSTDPTKVDRTDRDDEGSPSSSNGSSGTDGSTGTAASADGSGTPSKAAVAEAADPTTPVEPDAPDDAGTPEGHEADAAGGTPAPHVPLDPSERTTAMVARGLLKTMRPRQWVKNVLVFAAPFVGGGLFGVEVLIDCLIAFVAFSLAASGVYLVNDALDVEADRAHPTKRRRPIAAGIVPVPLAYAASAVLFAAAIVLSILSTWQLIVVLAVYVAVQLSYCLWLKHQPVLDICIVASGFLMRSIAGGVATEIPLSQWFLLVTGFGSLFMVAGKRYAEMRLAEDTGAKIRKSLESYSASYLRYIWSLSATVMIMTYGLWAFEIREAHHNTVWSVLSIVPFVIAVLRYSVDVDKGSGGEPEEIALGDRALQVLAVAWIAMLTLAVYS
- a CDS encoding phosphatase PAP2 family protein, encoding MADTLDRSGPQPTADAGAPNTASATGEIAVLATVQDTLANDGSVRVARGMSLFGEHAAGWLAIGLAGAALDRPRRREWLGSAAAVAFAHGASIGVKRVVRRRRPDHPSVRVLVGTPSRLSFPSSHATSTTAAAVLYGGLLGRRARPAAAATVGLMALSRLVLGVHYPTDVATGTALGAAVAAGARRAIRRNPSTGG